A region from the Oceanidesulfovibrio marinus genome encodes:
- a CDS encoding STAS domain-containing protein encodes MSVTNSQEGAVTIITVSGRLDSNESQGLEEKVVEVLELGGSKLLFDFNDLEYINSSGLRILVMAYQRLKKKTDGTVAICGLRDYIQEIFEISGYDRLFLIFRNKEDALTKI; translated from the coding sequence ATGTCCGTAACCAACAGCCAGGAAGGCGCCGTCACCATCATCACAGTGAGCGGCCGCCTGGATTCCAATGAAAGCCAGGGCCTTGAGGAAAAGGTCGTCGAAGTCCTGGAGCTGGGAGGGTCCAAGCTGCTCTTCGACTTCAACGATCTGGAGTACATCAACAGCTCCGGTCTGCGAATCCTCGTCATGGCCTACCAGCGCCTGAAGAAAAAAACCGACGGCACCGTGGCCATCTGCGGCTTGCGGGACTACATCCAGGAGATCTTCGAGATCTCCGGCTACGACAGGCTCTTCCTTATCTTCCGCAACAAAGAGGACGCCCTGACCAAAATCTAG
- a CDS encoding PP2C family protein-serine/threonine phosphatase, with amino-acid sequence MRHVGSYRAAAYYLFTVGVISVYGGQVCPFLVTLSVGELALIVAVFLGIVQILRWPLMKLVVDAQPPMKQPGRQFFLDMALYVAAALGMAAYNWLTMGFPFAGSGGKLVLGVFTVGLFASIDLSLERERALVRFALQNGLRSLASREFSPLTRKFFLLATVVMLLFAAIVTLVILGDLLWLGQAGFSAETLAMFQRSVLIEIAFVMGVLMLLVVNLIYSYSRNLNLFFNSQTSALEKVSLGDLDVFVPVTTNDEFGFIADHTNSMIDKLRDRLRLQQAMVVAQQIQQKLLPSGVPEMPGIELAAACIYSDETGGDYYDFIESADPDGGSLCVIVGDVTGHGVGAALLMATIRAFIRMRLSMADGLAASLHDVNRLVEIDAGETGNFMTLFGLMIHKQSGRLRWVTAGHDAALVYDTRSGSFSELGGKGVPLGVVEDTRYEERERPALEAGEVVVLATDGVWETQNPAGEMYGKQRFRQCIAAKAQHGPRQMLDAVVRDVAGFRGSNQPADDVTMICIRGLDR; translated from the coding sequence ATGCGACACGTCGGATCATATCGGGCTGCGGCCTACTACCTGTTCACCGTGGGCGTCATTTCGGTTTACGGCGGGCAGGTCTGCCCCTTTCTGGTAACCCTCTCTGTTGGAGAGCTGGCGCTGATCGTGGCGGTGTTCCTGGGCATTGTCCAGATCCTGCGCTGGCCGCTCATGAAGCTTGTCGTGGACGCGCAACCGCCCATGAAGCAGCCCGGGCGCCAGTTCTTCCTCGACATGGCGCTCTACGTGGCCGCGGCCCTGGGCATGGCTGCCTACAACTGGCTGACCATGGGCTTTCCCTTTGCAGGCAGCGGCGGCAAGCTGGTGCTCGGAGTGTTCACCGTGGGGCTGTTCGCCTCCATCGACCTGTCCCTGGAGCGCGAGCGCGCGCTTGTGCGCTTTGCCCTGCAAAATGGGCTGCGCAGTCTGGCGAGCCGGGAGTTCTCGCCGCTCACGCGCAAGTTCTTCCTGCTGGCCACGGTGGTCATGCTCCTTTTCGCGGCCATCGTGACTCTGGTCATTCTCGGCGACCTCCTGTGGCTCGGCCAGGCCGGCTTCTCGGCCGAGACCCTGGCCATGTTCCAGCGCAGCGTGCTCATCGAGATAGCCTTTGTCATGGGCGTGCTCATGCTCCTGGTGGTCAACCTGATCTACTCCTACTCGCGCAACCTCAACCTGTTCTTCAACAGCCAGACGAGCGCGCTGGAAAAGGTCAGCCTGGGCGATCTCGACGTGTTCGTGCCGGTGACCACCAACGACGAGTTCGGGTTCATCGCGGACCATACGAACTCGATGATCGACAAGCTGCGGGACCGGTTGCGATTGCAGCAGGCCATGGTCGTGGCGCAGCAGATCCAGCAGAAGCTCTTGCCCTCGGGCGTGCCTGAGATGCCGGGGATCGAGCTCGCCGCCGCGTGCATCTACAGCGACGAGACAGGCGGCGACTATTACGATTTCATAGAGAGCGCCGACCCGGACGGCGGCAGCCTCTGCGTCATCGTGGGCGACGTGACCGGCCACGGGGTTGGCGCGGCCCTGCTCATGGCGACCATCCGGGCGTTCATCCGCATGCGCCTGAGCATGGCGGACGGGCTGGCCGCCAGTCTGCACGACGTGAACCGCCTGGTGGAGATCGACGCCGGAGAGACGGGCAACTTCATGACCCTGTTCGGGCTGATGATCCACAAACAGAGCGGCCGCCTGCGCTGGGTGACGGCCGGGCACGACGCGGCCCTTGTCTATGACACGCGGAGCGGATCGTTCTCCGAGCTCGGCGGCAAGGGCGTGCCGCTCGGCGTGGTCGAAGATACGCGATATGAGGAGCGCGAGCGGCCGGCTCTGGAAGCGGGCGAGGTCGTGGTCCTGGCCACGGACGGCGTCTGGGAAACGCAGAACCCGGCCGGCGAGATGTACGGCAAGCAGCGGTTCAGGCAGTGCATCGCGGCAAAAGCGCAGCATGGGCCGCGCCAGATGCTCGACGCTGTGGTCCGGGACGTGGCCGGGTTCCGCGGCTCCAACCAACCGGCCGACGACGTGACCATGATCTGCATCCGCGGCCTGGACAGGTAA
- a CDS encoding ATP-binding protein, whose protein sequence is MSSRHKKKLLFYVKEQKCDFSSYTEQLKQFAEEHGLSKKFSYQTALIIDEVVTNTAAYGYGDCHKHCISVDLHLEGDVLIIIIMDKAQPFDITTAPLPELHIPVEKRAKPVGGMGIHLVKSLVDSVEYRREDGKNILELRKTITPDDKIRRP, encoded by the coding sequence ATGAGCTCCAGGCACAAGAAAAAACTGCTCTTCTATGTCAAGGAGCAGAAGTGCGACTTTTCGAGCTACACTGAGCAACTCAAGCAGTTCGCCGAAGAGCACGGGCTCTCCAAAAAATTTTCGTACCAGACCGCCCTGATCATCGACGAGGTGGTCACCAACACGGCGGCCTATGGCTACGGGGATTGCCATAAGCATTGCATCAGTGTGGACCTGCATCTGGAAGGCGATGTTCTCATCATCATCATTATGGACAAGGCGCAGCCCTTCGATATAACCACTGCCCCGCTGCCGGAGCTGCACATCCCGGTGGAAAAGCGGGCCAAGCCCGTGGGCGGCATGGGCATACATCTCGTAAAAAGTCTCGTGGACTCGGTGGAATACCGCCGGGAGGACGGCAAAAACATTCTGGAACTGCGTAAGACTATCACCCCGGACGATAAGATACGTCGCCCCTGA
- a CDS encoding DUF6785 family protein, whose product MTRPIRLRSYLLGAGFGLAITAVTPYSNAYLGGTPLGGGHFPLAPFFIISWMFLFCAVIARLFKGYKLLTGMEMLVTWILMVVVSGISYTGLARTFFFNITAPYYFANAANRWQEVLQPLLPHGWYPSDPAAIETLYNGLQNGRDMGVFEVLSQVPWAVWLPPLFTWGVFILICYGVMLCLVNLFGNQWVVNERVNFPLLRLPQMMAESFDEGAFGKFLGNKYLLLGFILVVFLHTVNGLNFYYPTIPPLPTLFIAGSYFPKFGLFSGFHKLKIYIYPAFIGFAFLTTRQISFSFWFFFLLGGLSYGLFSAMGIQVPAAALGTTFGPSLARPEEAQVIGATVVFFFFLVWLGRQHFYHVMLRGLGLRRKAERAEEGTLDERGLDQHSAEWFPSPIAFWGAVVGLAGLSVWCWVFGMPPLPAIVTPIILFAFSIVASRVVCQGGIPYFTLTAAPLDGALSMFGSKFFGGVGLVVAMAMQKMLFLDLRESLMPSLFHASKVSEEVKARRLFFLGLVAVLAAAVAVSFLSMLFLAHKYGIRDLRLDWASRTTATVYENVQRLIEVPTEGSRWVMNFSIMGAGVMLFLVLMYYRFVWWPIHPLGYLMAYSSAMDILWFSFFVGWLCNHLCLHYGGTELFRKVRNVFLGFILADFLMGGLFAIIGLITGMSYQVFPV is encoded by the coding sequence ATGACCCGGCCCATTCGACTGCGATCCTACCTGCTCGGCGCGGGCTTCGGCCTGGCCATTACGGCGGTCACCCCGTACTCCAACGCGTACCTGGGGGGCACGCCCCTGGGCGGCGGCCACTTCCCGCTCGCGCCGTTCTTCATCATCTCCTGGATGTTCCTGTTCTGCGCGGTGATTGCCCGGCTGTTCAAGGGCTACAAGCTGCTGACCGGCATGGAGATGCTCGTCACCTGGATACTCATGGTGGTGGTCTCCGGCATTTCCTACACCGGCTTGGCGCGCACGTTCTTCTTCAACATCACGGCGCCGTACTACTTTGCCAACGCGGCCAACCGCTGGCAGGAGGTGCTGCAGCCGCTGCTGCCTCATGGCTGGTACCCCTCGGACCCGGCCGCCATCGAGACTTTGTACAACGGCCTGCAGAACGGCAGGGACATGGGCGTCTTCGAGGTGCTTTCCCAGGTGCCGTGGGCCGTGTGGCTGCCGCCGCTCTTTACCTGGGGAGTGTTCATCCTCATCTGCTACGGCGTAATGCTCTGCCTGGTGAACCTTTTCGGCAACCAGTGGGTGGTCAACGAGCGGGTGAACTTCCCGCTGCTGCGACTGCCGCAGATGATGGCCGAGAGCTTTGACGAGGGAGCGTTCGGCAAGTTCCTGGGCAACAAGTACCTGCTGCTCGGGTTCATCCTGGTGGTGTTCCTGCACACGGTGAACGGGCTGAACTTCTACTACCCCACCATACCGCCGCTACCCACGCTGTTCATCGCCGGCTCCTACTTCCCCAAGTTCGGGCTCTTCTCCGGCTTCCATAAGCTGAAGATCTACATCTACCCGGCGTTCATCGGCTTCGCCTTCCTGACCACGCGACAGATATCCTTCAGCTTCTGGTTCTTCTTCCTGCTGGGTGGGCTGTCCTACGGCCTGTTCTCGGCCATGGGCATCCAGGTGCCGGCCGCAGCGCTGGGCACCACCTTCGGCCCCAGCCTGGCGCGGCCGGAAGAAGCGCAGGTCATCGGCGCCACGGTGGTCTTTTTCTTCTTCCTGGTCTGGCTGGGCAGGCAGCACTTCTACCACGTGATGCTGCGCGGCCTGGGCCTGCGGCGCAAGGCGGAGCGCGCCGAGGAAGGCACGCTGGACGAGCGCGGGCTGGACCAGCACTCGGCGGAGTGGTTCCCCTCGCCCATCGCCTTCTGGGGCGCGGTCGTGGGGTTGGCCGGGCTTTCGGTGTGGTGCTGGGTGTTCGGCATGCCGCCGCTGCCCGCCATTGTCACGCCCATCATCCTGTTCGCCTTCAGCATCGTGGCCAGCCGCGTGGTCTGCCAGGGCGGCATACCCTACTTCACGCTCACGGCCGCGCCGCTGGACGGGGCCCTGTCCATGTTCGGCTCCAAGTTCTTCGGCGGCGTGGGCCTGGTGGTGGCCATGGCCATGCAGAAGATGCTCTTCCTGGACCTGCGCGAATCGCTCATGCCGTCCCTGTTCCACGCCTCCAAGGTGAGCGAGGAAGTCAAGGCGCGGCGGCTGTTCTTCCTGGGGCTGGTGGCGGTGCTCGCGGCGGCCGTGGCGGTGAGCTTCCTTTCCATGCTCTTTCTGGCGCACAAGTACGGCATCCGCGACCTGCGGTTGGACTGGGCCTCGCGCACCACAGCCACGGTGTACGAAAACGTGCAGCGGCTCATCGAGGTGCCCACCGAGGGCTCGCGCTGGGTGATGAACTTCTCCATCATGGGAGCCGGGGTCATGCTCTTCCTGGTGCTCATGTACTACCGCTTCGTGTGGTGGCCCATCCACCCGCTGGGCTATCTCATGGCCTACAGCTCGGCCATGGACATCCTCTGGTTCAGCTTCTTCGTGGGCTGGCTGTGCAACCATCTCTGCCTGCACTACGGCGGCACCGAGCTGTTCCGCAAAGTGCGCAACGTGTTCCTGGGCTTCATCCTGGCCGACTTCCTTATGGGCGGCCTTTTTGCGATCATCGGCCTGATAACCGGCATGAGCTACCAGGTCTTCCCGGTGTAA
- a CDS encoding peptide transporter: MYDDKELQEYRDLLKPPDHFEEGFDWKTIIGAVFIGFLMMPGSMYLQLVIGQGIGPAARWVTIILFAEIAKRSYTELKQQEIFLLYYMAGAALASPFSGLLWNQYLVQSDAAKMLGLTEFIPTWVAPPPGSDSLLDRTFFHRDWLIPILLLVGSQLIQRVDHFGLGYALYRITSDVEKLPFPMAPVGALGTMALAESTEDKKTGWKWRIFSIGGVIGLLFGAVYVLLPALSGLLFTEPIRLIPIPWIELTRYTEDSLPAVATGLQLDLGLVFIGMVLPFWAVIGGLVGLVITIIANPILHSYGVLHRWHQGMATVETVFANNFDFYMSFGIGLGLAIGVIGVYHVVKSFRSSSGKLDFSILFNPPKDRGDINFWVSIAIYVVSTLAYVGLCLFLVPDFPWYFFIIYGFLYTPIISYITARMEGIAGQFVSLPLVREASFIAGAKYFGYQGIEIWYAPIPIHNYGEATVHFREIELTGTSLRGIIKAEIVVFPVVMIASLLFSQFLWRLAPIPSGSYPYAQELWHLQALNGLLLQTSTLEGNSLFFQALSVKTLSAGLGFGLITYFLLNLFGLPVLLIYGVVRGLGQSTPHGIILEVLGALLGRFYFLKKYGKNWRHYAPVLLAGFSCGMGLAGMFAMGCTLILKSLGRLAY, encoded by the coding sequence ATGTACGACGATAAAGAACTACAAGAATATAGAGACTTACTGAAGCCGCCGGACCACTTCGAGGAGGGCTTCGACTGGAAGACCATCATCGGGGCCGTGTTCATCGGCTTCCTGATGATGCCGGGCTCCATGTACCTCCAGCTCGTCATCGGCCAGGGCATCGGTCCGGCCGCGCGCTGGGTCACCATCATCCTCTTCGCCGAGATCGCCAAGCGATCCTACACCGAGCTGAAGCAGCAGGAGATATTCCTGCTCTACTACATGGCGGGCGCGGCCCTGGCCTCGCCGTTCTCGGGCCTGCTATGGAACCAGTACCTTGTACAGTCCGACGCGGCCAAAATGCTGGGGCTCACGGAGTTCATTCCCACGTGGGTAGCGCCGCCGCCCGGCTCGGACTCGCTGCTGGACCGGACCTTCTTCCACCGCGACTGGCTCATACCCATACTTCTGCTCGTGGGCTCGCAGCTCATCCAGCGTGTGGACCACTTCGGCCTGGGCTACGCGCTGTATCGCATCACCTCGGACGTGGAGAAGCTGCCCTTCCCCATGGCCCCTGTGGGCGCGCTGGGCACCATGGCCCTGGCCGAGTCCACCGAGGACAAGAAGACCGGCTGGAAGTGGCGCATCTTCTCCATCGGCGGGGTTATCGGGCTGTTGTTCGGCGCGGTGTACGTGCTCTTGCCGGCGCTATCCGGCCTGCTCTTTACCGAGCCCATACGGCTGATCCCCATACCATGGATCGAGCTGACCCGGTACACCGAGGACAGCCTGCCGGCCGTGGCCACCGGTCTGCAGCTGGACCTGGGCCTGGTCTTCATCGGCATGGTGCTGCCGTTCTGGGCGGTCATCGGCGGTCTGGTGGGTCTGGTCATCACCATCATCGCCAACCCCATTCTGCACAGCTACGGCGTCCTGCACCGCTGGCACCAGGGCATGGCCACGGTGGAGACGGTCTTTGCCAACAACTTCGACTTCTACATGAGCTTCGGCATCGGCCTGGGCCTGGCCATCGGCGTCATCGGCGTCTATCACGTGGTCAAGTCGTTCCGCAGCTCGTCCGGCAAGCTGGACTTCTCCATACTCTTCAACCCGCCCAAGGACCGCGGGGACATCAACTTCTGGGTCTCCATCGCCATCTACGTGGTCTCCACCCTGGCCTACGTGGGGCTGTGCCTCTTCCTGGTGCCCGACTTCCCGTGGTACTTCTTCATTATCTACGGCTTCCTGTACACGCCCATCATCTCGTACATCACGGCGCGCATGGAGGGTATCGCCGGCCAGTTCGTCAGCCTGCCGCTGGTGCGGGAGGCCAGCTTCATCGCCGGGGCCAAGTACTTCGGCTACCAGGGCATCGAGATCTGGTACGCGCCCATCCCCATCCACAACTACGGCGAGGCCACGGTGCACTTCCGCGAGATCGAGCTCACCGGCACCAGCCTGCGCGGCATCATCAAGGCCGAGATCGTGGTCTTCCCCGTGGTCATGATCGCCTCGCTGCTGTTCTCGCAGTTCCTGTGGAGACTGGCGCCCATCCCCTCGGGCAGCTACCCCTACGCCCAGGAGCTGTGGCACCTCCAGGCGCTCAACGGCCTCTTGCTGCAGACATCCACACTGGAAGGCAACTCCCTGTTCTTCCAGGCTCTTTCCGTCAAGACGCTGAGCGCCGGCCTGGGCTTCGGGCTGATCACCTACTTCCTGCTCAACCTCTTTGGCCTGCCTGTGCTGCTGATCTACGGCGTTGTCCGCGGCCTGGGCCAGTCCACGCCCCACGGCATCATCCTGGAGGTTCTGGGCGCGCTGCTCGGACGCTTTTACTTCCTCAAGAAATATGGGAAAAACTGGAGACACTACGCGCCGGTGCTGCTGGCCGGGTTCTCCTGCGGCATGGGTCTGGCCGGTATGTTCGCCATGGGCTGCACGCTGATCCTCAAATCACTGGGAAGGCTGGCGTACTGA